The genome window GATCCTGAGGCATCCCTCTCCTGGGGGATCCCCAAGGACACAGACACCCCCATTTCTCCTCACCAGTTTTTTTGGCCAGAGGCAGCACTTTGTATCCCATGGATCATCCACTGGACGTGGCAGCCAGATACCGTGGCCCTCCTCTGTGAGGGCGTCCTGCCTGGGGCACAGGGCCCCCTGGGCCCCCCACCTCTGCCCCCCCATGCCTTTATCCCCTGTTTCACTCACGCTTCTGCAAGAGGCCACTGATCCCGTCCCAAAGCGTCTTGTTAAAGCTCTTCAAGGCTCCCTGCGTCCTCCGCTGGTTGACCTTGAACCGAATTCCTGAGAGGAAACAGATCAGGATAggaaccaaaaacaacaacaacaacaacaacttctggcCTTGCACGTTGGCACACATTCTTTCCCTCTAAACACAAAGACTTCTGGtgccccatacacacacacacacacacacatctcctgCTGGGCACGCATTCCTCCACAGTTTCTGTGTGTTCCTTTCCCGGAGACCATTTCCCACAGCAAGCAAGCTCATTTCTGATTTGCACAGCAGTAGAAACCtttcaataggaaaaaaaaacctaaccccCTTTACTTCTTTAAagcagctctgcttctaattgcaaagctaaAGGTTTTGTATAGTTTGGCTTTTGTCTTCCTTCCGCTCCTCACTCTTTTGTCTTCTCAGCTAGCAAACTTTATGCCAGCCTTGGTCATTTCTCCTCGCACACTCATCGACACATCAACCCTTTGGCCTCACTCGCTCGCACGTCTTTCCCCCATGCTTGCACACTTCCATCATCATGTGAGATGGCACATTCCGCACGACGTTTATCTTGCAGCGTGCTCTACCGTCTACAGGAATCTGGATGCCCTTGCATCTcctcccacctgcctgcccacccaccccatcacCCCGTGATGCCCCCAGACACAGCCTTCCAGCCCCTCACTCGCCTTGGGCTCCAAGGATCACCACCGAGACGGCGAGGATGCCACAAAACAACATCAGGATCACGACCAGGCGGTTGGTGGGGCAGATGCGTCGCCAGGAGGACTGTGGTGGGAGGGAAACTGTGGGGCAGAAGAGGAGTGTTTCTCGGGGAGATGACCGCCCCAACCACCACCCATtaccccctttccccccatttcccacCCAGTCCATTTCCTGGAGAAAAGGGCTGGTCttttccagtggcagggagtttcCCAGCCCACTGTGGGTACCAGGCCAGTTCTCCCACGAACTCTCCTTCTTCGGCTGGCTCTCCCAAgccctggggtggtggtggagtttTTTGTACCTTTCCCGAGGTGTCTTCCACTTTCATCGGCCACATCCAGAGATCCGAGGTCTTGGTCGTCCGCGGCCATGGTGGGCAAAGGGTCCGAGGTGGAAGGGCTGAGCGGGGTCAGTGGGGGCAAGGGGGTGAGGAAACATCAGGTGGCCGATCAGTAGGGGGCACAGAAGGGGAAACTGAAGGGGTgggtgcgcgcgcacacacacacacacacacacacaaaggctccAACTGTCATCCTTGGGTCGTCCAGTTCCGTCGGATGCCCGACAGCCGTCcgtcctctcctccccctccattgGGGTGAGGAAGAAAATGGGCACAGTGTAAAAACTCTCCAAAGGCTCACGTGGGGTTGCCCCCTcggtcttccttcccttctccccctgCAAGCCTCTCTGTTGGCTCAAGGTTGCTCTACTTCCCAAACCAGGGTCCCTTCTGGTTCGTTGGGCAGGGAGAAACCCGATCTGTGGCACACCAAAGGTGCACCGACGGGTCTCCACAGGGAGTCCCAGTTGGCCTACTTACTTCACGATGGAGGTGGCCATTCTCCTGGACCGAGACGAGGCTTCTGCCCGACTCCTGAGCCGTGGGACGCTTCCGGGCGGCTGCCGCACACCCTTTCCTGCTCCTCCAACGTTTGCCAGGGGACTGACCTGAGCAAAGTTTAGACAAGATCTCTGCCAGGGGTTCGGGTGACTCACTCGAGGCCAGCTTTTACTGTGGCTGCCGACACACCGGGATGTTGTGATGGGCATTGGGGATCAACATGGACGAGTGTGTGTCGGGGTTGGGGGGGTGAACAGGTACTTGGAGTTCCCACAGAAGGGACATGGAGGAAGCCAGCCCTCCATCGAGCCcatgtctgcccccccccccgtggaaaGAACATACACTCTTGTTGGGCTATGCCGGCCGGGctctccccccaacccccccgcGGTCACCTTTGCTCTGTCAATATTAATTCTCCTCAATAGGACCAGACAGAAAACTTTCCAAAATACCCTCAAAGAGGCATTCCAGTATTTAGTACTTTAAATCCAGTATTTAGCCTTCCTCCGTAACAATTTCTTGTAGAAGAGAAAaaattccaacaacaacaacaacaactactactactactactactactactactactactaataataatgatgatgatgatgatgatgatgatgatgatgatgatgatgatgatgatgataatgatgatgatgatgatgatgatgatgatgatgatgatgtgtcttTGGGCaactcatgagaaggcaggattctttggaaaagaccataacgctgggaaaggtggaaggtagcaggaaaggaagaggacccaatacgagatggacggactccctcaaggaagccacaggcttgagtttgcaagacctgatcgGAGCTGTTTTGAGGACGGGACCTGACGTGGAGAGGGCTGGTTCCTAAGGTCGCCACGAgtcggaggcgacttgacagcagaGAACGACAGCAGACAAGAATCATGAGGAGGATGAATTTATTTACTGGCAAGGAAGTTCAATGTCAGTCAGCAAAAAGATCAGGGGCAGACTTTGGCAAatgcccgggggtggggggagaggaacgTGATGGCTGAGGGATTGCGGGAGCTGTAGCATGAACCAAGAAAAAATTTCCCAAGGAGCCTCCTGGTTGACAgtaacattatttttaattactttcatttctatttcttttGTGCAGGTAGCACCTCCGCACCTGTCCTGGCTGAAAGGAAGGCAACCCCCCCCAACCAGGTGCATGGTGATGGATGGCTCTGTTCTCCAGAAGCAGCGGAAGCTCTCCCTGTTGAACGTCCACCTGTGACACAGCTGCAGGGAATGAAGGGGAGCTGGTCGGGGAAGGGAGGGACCAGATCCTAATTACTCTGCATCGGAGAAGGCAAGGAAGCTGGTTATAAAGGGAGGCCTGGGGCTGACCTCGCCCTGGGTGCAGGGGAGAAAAAGATGCCAGCGCGGTGGTACTGGTGTTTGGTGCTGATGTTGCTGATTCAGCTGGGATGCTTCGCCCAGCCCTGGTCTCCTGCTTGGAGGGGCCTGAGTCGCGCCAACCCCGCTGGGGTGCACCCTGGCGCCCCCCTTTCGAGGGTGGCACCTCTCGGCTCTCACGCGGTGAAGGTGCGGTGTGACCCCTACCGCGTGGTGGTGACCGTCCACCGGGACTTGTTCGGCGTGGGCCGGCTGGTCGCCCCCACCGACCTGACCCTCGGGCTGACCCCTTGCCTCCCGGTCTCCTTCGACGCTGCTGCGGATGAGGTCCTTTTCGAAGCCGGCCTCCACCAGTGTGGCAGCTCCGTGCAGGTATGCCGGCCTttgggagctggggggggggagctccgtGAGTGGGAGCTCTTGGCCATGGAGaaagaggttgggggtttgagttcccccccccatggctccTCGGAGCAGATCCAGCCTGgggagccttgggccagctgcacggaGCGAGACCCTAGGGCGCAacttccccccttcctcctccgcCATGCTGAAAGTCCTCTCGGGAGGCctaatccgggggggggggctgaagttTCCTTGGCGTTTTTCAAAAAAGCGAAACCTGCACCCCGTTCTTCTTTCCAGATGACTCCAGACTGGCTGATCTACCGGATGAGCCTCTTCTACAGACCTTCCTTGGCTGGCAACCCGGTCGTCGTCCGAACCAACGCCGCGGAGGTGCCCATTGAATGCCGCTACCCCAGGTCAGAAAAGGGAGCCCAGAGGGAGGGGAAACGGAGCTCAAAGGGGGGTCTTCTGTGCTGtgttttaccccccccccttgctcttgTTCCAAGCTGTGTGTCGTTAGCAATGTGGGGAGAAGGGGCGATTTCTGTCCACCTTTGCAAGCGGAAAGGTGAGGTTCATGCCTCTGGTTCACCAGCATCTGGTGGGCGGGGGGGGCTTGCCCTTTGGGTCAAGATGGAAACTCGCGTTCCTTTAAGGTGGAAAGTCatcgggggggggaagcccaaACCCCTTCAGACACCGTGGCCTCCATCAAaggataaaattataaaaatccgAAATTTACATGGGTGCATCAGCATAGGCGGTGTTGATGCCAACGGGGCATCTGGGGGAGGCGTCAGTGGACGGTCACATTCGTGAGCGTCATGTTCTGGGAGGGAGCTGGGAGTTGGTGGAATGGATCCGAGGATGTCCAAAGAGAGATTCCAGGCGGGAGGGAGAGAATGAAGCGGCCTGTTCGGACCCACACAACATCCAGACTCCTCTGCCTGTCAAGAGCACCCCTGTTTTCTCCACGGCTTCCTTTCCAGGATGGACAACGTGAGCAGCCGGGCAGTCAAGCCCACCTGGGCGCCCTTCCGGTCTACGGTGTCGGCCGAAGCGAGGCTGGGCTTCTCCCTGCGCTTGATGACGGGTAAGGCGGGGAGACGTTGGGGGGGGAAGCTGGATGTCTGACCgacgggggggggaagcttggcCTTGTGCCGACTTTAGGCCACCCTGCCCGCCAGCTGCTGCAAGCCAGACATGTTGAAACACGATTCCTATCGTCCCCCTTTGTTGGCatgagatgatgggagttgtagtccagcatgcACAAACCAAGGGGCCTGGGTTGTTGGGATCTCAGGGGGTTGGCTGGGACCAATAACCATCGTCACAACGTCTCTTGCAAAATGTTTTACGTCCATGACATGGTGCGCCTCTGTTTTTCCTTCTGAGAAACCTCAAGGCAGATGGGCAGTAATCTGACCCTGcaggtatatatacagtattttttcctTGAGTTTAAAACCACTACAGTGTGAAATCATAGGAACTGTGGTCTGAGCGCATGTCGGGACTGGAGATGCTGGGGACCCCGCCGTCACTTGGTTGGTCTGTTCTGCAGCCAGATCTGTTAAAACACATGTACTACAGATCCATGAGGTCTGGAAACTTGACCCTTCTCGTTTGCAAACAAAGCTTTGGAAAGCTTTGTGCGGCTAAGCCAGGATCAAAGGCTGTGTCCTCTCCCAGATGACTGGAGCGCCGAGAGAAGGTCCACCCGCTTCCAGCTTGGAGACCACCTGCGCCTGCAAGCGGACCTCCGGGTGGAAAACCACCTGCCTCTGAGACTCTACGTGGACAGCTGCGTGGCGGTGGCGAGCCTTGAAAACCCTTCGGCACCCCAGTACGCCATTGTGGATTCTCATGGGTAAGTTGTACTGgatacaccaccaccaccacccgcagATCctggaaaatgtggattatagcgaaCACTgaacataacatggtctctggctccctctagtggccagttctggtacctCGTCTTTGGAAATAGATAtgtctaggatttttctttgaatatttttaatattttcagactgtgaataagtgaatcagcggatactggtCCTGGAGATAAGGGGCCTACTGTAATCAGCGAGGTActtccacagcttggaaaagttgccattcattattattattttttgactACAATTCCTGGAGGCCCCCACTccgcatgggagttgtagtctggcagATATTGAGCCGCAGAGcaatcctccccccccacctcccgcaGGTGCCTCGTagatgggaaagagaaaggggtcTCTTCCACCTTCCTCTCCCCACGGCCACGACAGGAGGTCCTGAGGTTCACCGTGGACGCTTTCAGGTTCACTGGCGATGCAGGGAATCTGGTAAGagcttcttcctccccccttcccttaAGAGTTGGTTTCCCTCCCACGCTACGGATTGCAGAATTCTAAGCACGTGAATCCAAAGGAAACGAGTAGCTCATGGAGCTGAGCCCCACACTCTGGAGTAGGCACGCATGCATGTAGGTAGATAAGTATGCAggctggagagttcagtggtttTTAGGTgctctggccacagagccagaggttgggagtttgattccccccacgggTCTTCCTgggtagaagagccagcctgggtagccttgggcaagtgggACAGTTGTCCCAGGAGGGCAACTccaaaagaagaagggaatagtaaagcaCTTGGTTGCACTTAGAAAGGATCcccttaagtcagaactgatatgATGGTCCGTAGTTATTTGCATGTATTTGGCTTGTACACCACTCCATAAGGCATgggactctctgggtggtttgcaatggAGCATTCAATTTGGATAAAACTCAGTACAAGTGAGGGGAAGGCCAGAGAACTGCAAAACGGGGAGGGTGCCCAAGACAAGAGCCCTCTGGTCCATCCCCTGCCGGATGGAGGAATAGCATTCAAGCTATTTCCAGTGTCGTACACACGCCCTGTAAGTTTCCTGGCGGAGCGGAGATTTGAATCTACGGGTCTCCACTTCCTAAGCTCATCGCTCTGACCACGTCAACCCAGTATTTCTCCTCCTGGTACCCTTAGCAAAGGCATGTCCCAAGTTGAGAGACGTGGCTTTTTGGATTAGGGCTCTCGGAGACCATTGTGTGTAGAGGACGTAAGGTCAGAGAGGCACTGATCCAGCTGCGGGGCCGTTTTCCACATCCTCATAAACACATCTTTCTCGTTTCTAGGTCTACATTAAGTGCCACCTGAAAGTGACGCCAGCGGAACAAGTCCCGGACACCTCGAACAAAGCTTGTTCGTTCAGGGCGGCCAGCGGCGCGTGAGTTCCTCTCCTCGGACCCCTTCCCGGGTCACTTCCTCCCCTCCGTTCGGTGCCTCCTCTTCcagaaaatacaggaaaatacaGCTGTGGTGTGCACAGCCTTCCTTAAGAGGAGACCCTGGCTGTGAGAACCGTCCCCAGGGGCAAATAGACAACCCTAGCCCTAATCGTGGTGCTGAGGCTACCGACTTGCCCCTGAACCTTTGGCCCAGGATGGGGAAGATGTTGGAGGTTGGATCCTGCCCtcgagggggaggaggaggtgatgCTGCAGAATTGCCCCGCCTAGCAGCCCAAGGTGtgtgctgctggggggggggggtactccGGGACGGgcagtccaaaaaagcaaacaaaccacacacaccaCTCTGTCCGCCTCTAACCCTGGATGCTCCAGGCTCGTCTGATTCCAGAAACGAAGCAGGATCAGGCCTGGTCAGGACGTGGATGGGAGACAGCCAAGGAAAACCCAGGGAAGGGGAGGCGAGAGGGGAACCCACCCTTATTCCTGTGGCACAGGCTTTTGTTTGGAGTTACGGTGGCAtatgggacacccccccccaagagggtTTATGGCTTCTTTATTCAaccactaaaatatatatatataagacaagCAAGCTTTTGACTCCTGGTGGACTTAAATGCATATTTGTCTTTGCATAATCCCCCGCcccttgtttttggattttgctcAGAACCATTTTTGATTTGTCAGGCCGCCATCCTTAACAGGCTGCACTTTTTCAGACCAGAGTTTAAAGGAGTTACTTTTGAAGgctacaaatctcagaaatccCCCTAGCTGGGAGATTTTGGGAAGTGTGAAAACCACAGAAAGGAGCTTCCCCAAGATCTGTCTTGCAGTCTGTATCGTCAGcgttgcctttttatttttaaattattatttttaaagttgtatTTATTG of Pogona vitticeps strain Pit_001003342236 chromosome 6, PviZW2.1, whole genome shotgun sequence contains these proteins:
- the LOC110082383 gene encoding zona pellucida sperm-binding protein 3 isoform X1, producing MPARWYWCLVLMLLIQLGCFAQPWSPAWRGLSRANPAGVHPGAPLSRVAPLGSHAVKVRCDPYRVVVTVHRDLFGVGRLVAPTDLTLGLTPCLPVSFDAAADEVLFEAGLHQCGSSVQMTPDWLIYRMSLFYRPSLAGNPVVVRTNAAEVPIECRYPRMDNVSSRAVKPTWAPFRSTVSAEARLGFSLRLMTDDWSAERRSTRFQLGDHLRLQADLRVENHLPLRLYVDSCVAVASLENPSAPQYAIVDSHGCLVDGKEKGVSSTFLSPRPRQEVLRFTVDAFRFTGDAGNLVYIKCHLKVTPAEQVPDTSNKACSFRAASGAWLPVEGSGDICNCCETRDCSGGTLGEQPRGIVSPRHQPWEISGQRSLTVETDRHEARLALGPIAIFDSLERVRQVPGDAADEEEMVMEEGFLPVIESQAEATGPLFPFRDHERSTSISEDEKDKPTLPLEIYLRAGPFFVSRGEEGSGFGEQAEAALADEHTLLDPKADLASRSLENAATSRPPGELPVEAVNLAAKGPEQPPGVTVGFSVLMAGVIVAFLALAVFRLTKRCCRNPSAPCPSSLSTEL
- the LOC110082383 gene encoding zona pellucida sperm-binding protein 3 isoform X2, with amino-acid sequence MPARWYWCLVLMLLIQLGCFAQPWSPAWRGLSRANPAGVHPGAPLSRVAPLGSHAVKVRCDPYRVVVTVHRDLFGVGRLVAPTDLTLGLTPCLPVSFDAAADEVLFEAGLHQCGSSVQMTPDWLIYRMSLFYRPSLAGNPVVVRTNAAEVPIECRYPRMDNVSSRAVKPTWAPFRSTVSAEARLGFSLRLMTDDWSAERRSTRFQLGDHLRLQADLRVENHLPLRLYVDSCVAVASLENPSAPQYAIVDSHGCLVDGKEKGVSSTFLSPRPRQEVLRFTVDAFRFTGDAGNLVYIKCHLKVTPAEQVPDTSNKACSFRAASGAWLPVEGSGDICNCCETRDCSGGTLGEQPRGIVSPRHQPWEISGQRSLTVETDRHEARLALGPIAIFDSLERVRQVPGDAADEEEMVMEGFLPVIESQAEATGPLFPFRDHERSTSISEDEKDKPTLPLEIYLRAGPFFVSRGEEGSGFGEQAEAALADEHTLLDPKADLASRSLENAATSRPPGELPVEAVNLAAKGPEQPPGVTVGFSVLMAGVIVAFLALAVFRLTKRCCRNPSAPCPSSLSTEL